A single window of Luteipulveratus halotolerans DNA harbors:
- a CDS encoding aminotransferase class I/II-fold pyridoxal phosphate-dependent enzyme has protein sequence MGETVALSDMSPSDLNAFLQTQRTAYDDLVTRGLKLDLTRGKPSAQQLDLSNDLLRLPEGFTAADGTDTRNYGGLKGLTELREMFAELLWVEPEQVVAGGNSSLTMMKDCLVNLLLHGGVDSERPWSQEDKVTFICPVPGYDRHFGLLASLGIDMVTVPMNDDGPDVAAVEALVKDDPSVKGMWIVPTYSNPAGAVCSLEVASALAGMPTAAPDFKIFWDNAYALHHLTEDEAKSVDIVTLASGAGHPHRPIMFASTSKITFAGAGVGFLAASTDTIAWYVKHLGAGSIGPDKVNHLRHAQFFKDADGVREHMRRHRDIIAPKFAEVQRVLRESLGEHDVATWNDPTGGYFVNLDVVEGTAARVVELAKGAGIALTPAGSSFPYGKDPTDTNIRLAPTMPPVDEVTAAMDAVATCVLLAAAEKLSAAS, from the coding sequence ATGGGTGAGACCGTGGCCCTGTCCGACATGTCGCCGAGTGACCTCAACGCGTTCCTGCAGACCCAGCGAACGGCGTACGACGATCTGGTCACCCGAGGGCTCAAGCTCGACCTGACGCGGGGCAAGCCCTCAGCGCAGCAGCTCGACCTGTCCAACGACCTGCTGCGGCTGCCCGAGGGCTTCACGGCCGCGGACGGCACCGACACTCGCAACTACGGCGGGCTCAAGGGCCTGACCGAGCTGCGTGAGATGTTCGCCGAGCTGCTGTGGGTCGAGCCCGAGCAGGTCGTCGCGGGCGGCAACTCCAGCCTGACGATGATGAAGGACTGCCTGGTCAACCTGCTGCTGCACGGCGGTGTCGACTCCGAGCGGCCCTGGTCCCAGGAGGACAAGGTCACCTTCATCTGCCCGGTGCCCGGCTACGACCGCCACTTCGGGCTGCTGGCCTCGCTCGGCATCGACATGGTGACCGTGCCGATGAACGACGACGGCCCTGACGTGGCCGCGGTCGAGGCGCTGGTCAAGGACGACCCGAGCGTCAAGGGCATGTGGATCGTGCCGACCTACTCCAACCCGGCCGGCGCGGTGTGCTCGCTCGAGGTCGCCTCGGCGCTCGCGGGCATGCCGACGGCGGCACCCGACTTCAAGATCTTCTGGGACAACGCCTACGCCCTGCACCACCTCACCGAGGACGAGGCCAAGAGCGTCGACATCGTCACGCTCGCCTCGGGTGCCGGCCACCCGCACCGGCCGATCATGTTCGCGTCGACCTCGAAGATCACCTTCGCGGGCGCGGGCGTCGGTTTCCTCGCCGCCTCGACCGACACCATCGCCTGGTACGTCAAGCACCTCGGCGCCGGCTCGATCGGCCCCGACAAGGTCAACCACCTGCGGCACGCCCAGTTCTTCAAGGACGCCGACGGTGTGCGCGAGCACATGCGTCGCCACCGCGACATCATCGCGCCCAAGTTCGCCGAGGTGCAGCGGGTGCTGCGCGAGAGCCTGGGCGAGCACGATGTGGCGACCTGGAACGACCCGACCGGCGGCTACTTCGTCAACCTCGACGTCGTCGAGGGCACGGCCGCGCGGGTCGTCGAGCTCGCCAAGGGTGCGGGCATCGCGCTCACGCCGGCGGGCTCGTCCTTCCCCTACGGCAAGGACCCGACGGACACCAACATCCGTCTCGCGCCGACCATGCCGCCCGTCGACGAGGTGACCGCCGCGATGGACGCCGTCGCGACGTGCGTGCTGCTCGCAGCAGCCGAAAAGCTTTCTGCCGCATCGTGA
- a CDS encoding DUF222 domain-containing protein, with translation MGKTTRLDSTVTAVGAVELRAFVASLAAVGDDADDDAARIDQLALLEQIGAACVAAQARVMVAFADSQREQQAAAGVPVRERGRGVADQIGLACKISPQAASSRLGRARTLMADLPRVYDELSAGLISDRAADAVVRQTTHLSQHDRRAVDAVIAPHLVRMSAREAQDAVRRLAIERDPESACRRAEAAAAERGVWARPAPDAMVKLTAMLPAADGVTSYAALDRAARAQRAAGDECTLAQLRADLLTERLTGRSVSDGADVEISLVMTAGALLDDADEPATLRGHGPVPAALARAIAAGTGTAKARAWVRRLFADPVTGVLDSLDPRRRIFDRHVRRHLDARDQTCRTPFCDSAIRHRDHVTAYADGGATDAANGQGMCERGNYAKQVPGWRARVVADSPHTVTTATPTGHTYRSTAPPALGAGADLTRRHQRPRLVRLTYDDLRDDPDAVTRLSDFIRRSA, from the coding sequence ATGGGGAAGACCACTCGGCTCGACAGCACCGTCACGGCGGTCGGTGCTGTCGAGCTGCGTGCGTTCGTGGCTTCGCTCGCGGCCGTGGGTGACGACGCTGACGACGATGCTGCGCGCATCGACCAGCTGGCGTTGCTGGAGCAGATCGGGGCGGCGTGTGTGGCGGCTCAGGCGCGGGTCATGGTCGCGTTCGCTGATTCTCAGCGCGAGCAGCAGGCTGCGGCGGGTGTGCCCGTGCGTGAGCGGGGTCGTGGTGTGGCAGATCAGATCGGGTTGGCGTGCAAGATCTCGCCGCAGGCCGCTTCGTCCCGCCTCGGTCGAGCGCGCACTCTGATGGCTGACCTTCCGAGGGTCTACGACGAGCTGTCCGCCGGGCTGATCAGCGACCGGGCCGCCGATGCTGTGGTGCGCCAGACCACCCACCTGAGCCAGCACGACCGGCGCGCGGTCGATGCGGTGATCGCACCGCACCTGGTGCGCATGTCCGCCCGTGAGGCGCAGGACGCCGTGCGACGGCTGGCGATCGAGCGCGATCCCGAGAGCGCGTGTCGACGGGCGGAGGCCGCCGCCGCGGAGCGCGGTGTGTGGGCGCGTCCGGCGCCGGACGCCATGGTCAAGCTGACCGCGATGCTGCCAGCCGCAGACGGGGTGACCTCCTACGCCGCGCTCGACCGGGCTGCCCGGGCGCAGCGCGCGGCCGGCGACGAGTGCACGCTCGCCCAGCTGCGGGCCGACCTGCTCACGGAGCGGCTGACTGGTCGTTCGGTGAGCGACGGTGCCGATGTCGAGATCAGCCTGGTGATGACCGCCGGCGCTCTGCTGGACGATGCCGACGAGCCGGCGACGCTGCGCGGTCACGGCCCGGTCCCGGCCGCGCTGGCGCGTGCGATCGCCGCAGGGACGGGCACGGCCAAGGCCAGGGCGTGGGTGCGGCGTCTGTTCGCCGACCCCGTCACCGGCGTACTCGACAGTCTTGACCCGCGCCGTCGCATCTTCGACCGGCACGTGCGCCGCCACCTCGACGCCCGCGACCAGACCTGCCGAACACCGTTCTGCGACAGCGCGATTCGTCACCGCGACCACGTCACCGCGTACGCCGACGGCGGCGCCACCGATGCCGCCAACGGGCAGGGCATGTGCGAACGCGGCAACTACGCCAAGCAGGTGCCCGGCTGGCGGGCGCGCGTGGTCGCGGACAGCCCGCACACCGTCACCACGGCCACCCCCACCGGCCACACCTATCGCTCGACCGCACCACCGGCGCTCGGCGCCGGCGCCGACCTCACTCGCCGACATCAGCGACCGCGCCTGGTGCGACTCACGTACGACGACCTGCGGGACGACCCCGACGCAGTGACCCGGCTGAGCGATTTCATTCGCCGGAGTGCGTGA
- a CDS encoding VOC family protein, whose product MVSDVRWVTGFLDTPAARSAAAEEFWLTVTASQASTRRGGGAFVTLVPSSGDACWRAQVLEAGPAGVHLDLHVDDVDEASARATVAGATLTHREPGLHVLRSPHDMPFCLVQWAGQREVPPPVQLGRARTRLDQVCLDIPSGVYDDEVAFWSALTGWPVGQGVLPEFAWMRAGDDQSVRLLLQRTGDVDGRVRAHVDLAAGPTMDDVAVAAREHVARGATAGEMFEHWQVMTDPAGRAYCLTMRDPATGRLLLTG is encoded by the coding sequence ATGGTCTCGGACGTCCGCTGGGTGACCGGATTCCTCGACACGCCGGCAGCACGGTCGGCCGCCGCCGAGGAGTTCTGGCTCACCGTGACCGCGTCGCAGGCCTCCACCCGTCGCGGTGGCGGTGCGTTCGTCACGCTCGTCCCGAGCAGCGGTGACGCGTGCTGGCGGGCCCAGGTCCTCGAGGCCGGGCCCGCCGGCGTACACCTCGACCTGCACGTCGACGACGTCGACGAGGCGTCGGCGCGTGCCACCGTTGCCGGTGCGACGCTGACGCACCGCGAGCCGGGTCTGCACGTGCTGCGCTCACCGCACGACATGCCGTTCTGCCTCGTGCAGTGGGCGGGCCAGCGCGAGGTGCCGCCGCCGGTCCAGCTCGGCAGGGCTCGTACCCGCCTCGACCAGGTCTGCCTCGACATCCCGAGCGGGGTGTACGACGACGAGGTCGCCTTCTGGTCGGCGCTCACCGGGTGGCCGGTGGGCCAGGGCGTCCTGCCGGAGTTCGCGTGGATGCGGGCCGGTGACGATCAGTCGGTGCGGCTGCTGCTGCAACGAACGGGTGACGTCGACGGCCGGGTGCGAGCCCACGTCGACCTCGCAGCCGGGCCGACCATGGACGACGTGGCCGTTGCCGCACGAGAGCACGTTGCCCGCGGCGCGACCGCGGGCGAGATGTTCGAGCACTGGCAGGTGATGACCGACCCGGCCGGACGCGCGTACTGCCTGACGATGCGCGACCCGGCCACGGGCCGGCTGCTGCTCACCGGCTGA
- a CDS encoding CbtA family protein — translation MTARQFLVHGLIAGFVAGLLAFAVAHTVGEPSVNAAISVEEGAAAHHHDDEELVSRDTQSTWGLLTATQVFGTALGGLAALMSALAVGRMGRLRPEASSAVVIGIGFLAAYAVPFAKYPPNPPAVGNPDTIGERTTTFFGFIGLSLLVAVAAVYLAKALVARYGGFVGVATGFAAYAVVMMVIARLMPTYHEVPRDFPATTLYEFRFATFATQLTLWVGIAVVLGLLLVRRSRAAAVASTRAADELQPA, via the coding sequence ATGACAGCCCGCCAGTTCCTGGTCCACGGGCTCATCGCCGGTTTCGTCGCGGGCCTGCTGGCCTTCGCGGTCGCCCACACCGTCGGTGAACCCTCCGTCAACGCCGCCATCTCCGTCGAGGAGGGTGCAGCGGCGCACCACCACGACGACGAGGAGCTCGTCTCGCGCGACACCCAGTCGACGTGGGGCCTGCTCACCGCGACGCAGGTGTTCGGCACCGCCCTGGGTGGCCTGGCCGCCCTGATGTCGGCCCTTGCGGTCGGGCGCATGGGCCGCCTGCGGCCCGAGGCGTCCTCGGCCGTCGTGATCGGCATCGGCTTCCTCGCCGCCTACGCCGTGCCGTTCGCCAAGTACCCACCCAACCCACCGGCCGTCGGCAACCCCGACACGATCGGGGAGCGTACGACGACGTTCTTCGGGTTCATCGGTCTGAGCCTCCTCGTGGCTGTCGCGGCGGTCTACCTCGCCAAGGCACTCGTCGCCCGCTACGGCGGATTCGTCGGTGTGGCAACCGGATTCGCGGCGTACGCCGTCGTGATGATGGTCATCGCGCGGCTGATGCCGACCTATCACGAGGTGCCCCGTGACTTCCCAGCGACGACGTTGTACGAGTTCCGCTTCGCGACCTTCGCGACGCAGCTGACGCTGTGGGTCGGCATCGCGGTCGTCCTCGGCCTCCTGCTCGTACGCCGATCGCGCGCCGCAGCGGTGGCGTCGACGCGCGCCGCGGACGAGCTGCAGCCCGCATGA
- the cobT gene encoding nicotinate-nucleotide--dimethylbenzimidazole phosphoribosyltransferase: MSAAQVNRATASAAQERLAGLATPPGALGRLGEAGVWLAGVQGACPPRPVDDVRIVVFAGDHGVVDHGVTAFPSSVTPLMVRAFVAGSAGACVLARQHGAQLRVVDVSVDDDLPDLPPAVSAGKVMRGSGAIHLADAMTTQQCEQALVLGARLADEAIDDGADLLIGGDMGIGNTTPAAALIGASLGVPAAEITGRGTGVDDAGLSRKEQVIATALQRAGARAHDPMQRLSALGGADLAAHTGFLVRAAERGVPVLLDGVISVACALVAEDLQPGSVAWFAAGHRSPEPAQSLALDKLGLVPLLDLGMRLGEGSGAVAAIPLLRSASALLTDVALLSDVLGS; the protein is encoded by the coding sequence ATGAGCGCCGCCCAGGTCAACCGCGCCACGGCATCTGCGGCACAGGAGCGACTCGCGGGGCTCGCCACACCTCCCGGCGCGCTCGGTCGGCTCGGCGAGGCCGGGGTCTGGCTCGCCGGCGTCCAGGGTGCGTGTCCGCCGCGTCCGGTGGACGACGTGCGCATCGTGGTGTTCGCCGGCGACCACGGGGTGGTCGACCACGGGGTCACGGCCTTCCCGTCGAGCGTCACACCGCTGATGGTCCGGGCGTTCGTCGCCGGCTCTGCCGGTGCATGCGTGCTGGCGCGTCAGCACGGTGCGCAGCTGCGGGTCGTCGACGTGTCGGTTGACGACGACCTGCCCGACCTGCCACCGGCTGTGAGCGCCGGCAAGGTCATGCGGGGCAGCGGCGCGATCCACCTCGCCGACGCCATGACCACGCAGCAGTGCGAGCAGGCGCTCGTGCTCGGCGCCCGGCTCGCGGACGAGGCGATCGACGACGGTGCCGATCTGCTGATCGGCGGTGACATGGGCATCGGCAACACCACACCGGCCGCCGCGCTGATCGGTGCGTCGCTGGGTGTGCCTGCGGCCGAGATCACCGGCCGCGGCACCGGCGTCGACGACGCCGGCCTGTCCCGCAAGGAGCAGGTCATCGCCACCGCGCTGCAGCGGGCGGGCGCGCGGGCGCACGACCCGATGCAGCGACTGTCAGCGCTCGGGGGAGCCGACCTCGCTGCTCACACCGGGTTCCTCGTCCGGGCCGCCGAGCGTGGCGTGCCCGTCCTGCTCGACGGCGTCATCTCCGTGGCGTGCGCCCTGGTCGCCGAGGACCTGCAACCCGGCAGTGTCGCGTGGTTCGCGGCCGGGCACCGCTCACCCGAGCCGGCCCAGTCGCTCGCGCTCGACAAGCTCGGGCTGGTGCCGCTGCTCGATCTCGGGATGCGGCTCGGTGAGGGCTCGGGCGCGGTCGCCGCGATCCCGTTGCTGCGGTCGGCGTCCGCGCTGCTCACCGACGTCGCGCTGCTCTCGGACGTTCTCGGGTCGTGA
- a CDS encoding cobalamin biosynthesis protein yields MSARAAGLLVGFAADRLLGDPRRGHPVALLGRAATRFEHRVYAPRRSRGAAYTAVVVGTVAAGGAVVEVCVRRRPVVHVAVTAAATYVVLGGLTLQREAHAVASLLEADDLAAARVRVTHLVGRTPDHLSADEVARATVESVAENTSDAVVAPLLWGAVGGVPGLLAYRSVNTLDAMVGHRSERYAEFGWGSARLDDLANLVPARVTAALAAACGERPVAALRAWRRDAHQHPSPNAGPVEAAFAGALGISLGGRNTYDGASEDRGRLGDGPSAQVGDIRRTTALALRVDVAAALLAAVVSRALRR; encoded by the coding sequence GTGAGCGCCCGGGCCGCCGGGCTGCTGGTCGGCTTCGCCGCCGACCGGCTGCTCGGTGACCCGCGCCGCGGTCACCCGGTGGCGCTGCTCGGCCGAGCGGCCACCCGGTTCGAGCACCGCGTCTACGCGCCGCGTCGCTCGCGCGGTGCGGCGTACACCGCGGTGGTGGTCGGCACCGTGGCGGCCGGTGGGGCCGTCGTCGAGGTCTGTGTCCGACGACGGCCGGTCGTCCACGTGGCGGTCACGGCTGCGGCCACCTACGTCGTCCTCGGCGGACTCACACTGCAGCGCGAGGCGCACGCGGTGGCATCGCTGCTCGAGGCCGACGACCTGGCGGCGGCGCGGGTGCGCGTCACCCACCTCGTCGGGCGTACGCCCGATCACCTGTCTGCCGACGAGGTCGCGCGCGCGACCGTCGAGTCCGTCGCCGAGAACACCTCCGACGCTGTTGTGGCACCCCTGCTGTGGGGCGCGGTCGGCGGCGTACCCGGTCTGCTGGCGTACCGCAGCGTCAACACGCTCGACGCCATGGTCGGACACCGCAGCGAGCGTTACGCCGAGTTCGGTTGGGGGAGTGCGCGACTCGACGACCTGGCCAACCTCGTCCCCGCTCGGGTGACTGCTGCGCTCGCCGCGGCCTGCGGTGAGCGCCCCGTGGCCGCGCTGCGTGCTTGGCGACGCGACGCGCACCAGCACCCGAGCCCGAATGCCGGTCCGGTCGAGGCGGCGTTCGCGGGGGCGCTCGGTATCTCGCTCGGCGGGCGCAACACCTACGACGGGGCATCCGAGGACCGCGGACGGCTCGGCGACGGACCCTCCGCGCAGGTCGGCGACATCCGGCGTACGACGGCTCTCGCGCTGCGCGTCGACGTCGCCGCCGCGCTGCTCGCGGCAGTCGTCAGTCGCGCGCTGCGGCGCTGA
- a CDS encoding cobalt-precorrin-6A reductase has product MTVLILGGTGEARELARLLVADGHDVVSSLAGAVREPRLPEGITRVGGFGGVDGLTRYLLTQRISAVVDATHPFAARISANAVTACRQLDVPLLRLARPGWSEHPAAATWHWVDDHVMAAATAADLGRRVLLTTGRQHLADLIPRLRQHQVIARVVDDPAMALPPTWKILRSRGPYYLENERDLLRRNAIDVLVTKDSGGAYTAPKLDAAADLSVPVVVVRRPQWPGQEVTAQVDTATGARDWALSAAARD; this is encoded by the coding sequence ATGACGGTCCTGATCCTCGGAGGCACGGGCGAGGCACGCGAGCTCGCCCGCCTGCTCGTCGCGGACGGCCACGACGTCGTGTCGTCGCTCGCCGGTGCCGTACGCGAGCCCCGCCTGCCCGAGGGCATCACCCGGGTCGGCGGCTTCGGCGGAGTCGATGGACTCACGAGATACCTTCTGACACAACGGATCTCAGCTGTCGTCGATGCGACTCATCCGTTCGCTGCGCGCATCTCGGCCAACGCGGTGACGGCGTGCCGCCAGCTGGACGTTCCCCTGCTGCGCCTCGCTCGGCCGGGCTGGAGCGAGCACCCGGCGGCAGCCACCTGGCACTGGGTCGACGACCACGTCATGGCGGCAGCGACGGCCGCCGACCTCGGCCGACGCGTCCTGCTCACCACGGGCCGGCAGCACCTGGCCGACCTCATCCCACGGTTGCGCCAGCACCAGGTCATCGCACGTGTCGTCGACGACCCCGCGATGGCGCTGCCACCCACCTGGAAGATCCTTCGCAGCCGCGGGCCCTACTACCTCGAGAACGAACGAGATCTGCTGCGGCGCAACGCGATCGACGTCCTGGTCACCAAGGACTCAGGCGGCGCCTACACCGCGCCCAAGCTCGACGCCGCCGCCGACCTGAGCGTGCCCGTCGTCGTCGTACGCCGACCGCAGTGGCCGGGTCAGGAGGTCACCGCACAGGTCGACACGGCAACGGGCGCCCGCGACTGGGCGCTCAGCGCCGCAGCGCGCGACTGA
- a CDS encoding CbtB domain-containing protein, protein MAQPAAVSTPTTPAVEIPTISVRQVLPWLAFFGLVALLAMYFVGAEQGATHLISGAGVHEWVHDGRHLLGFPCH, encoded by the coding sequence ATGGCTCAGCCTGCCGCTGTGAGCACCCCCACCACCCCCGCCGTCGAGATCCCGACGATCTCCGTGCGTCAGGTCCTGCCCTGGCTCGCGTTCTTCGGTCTGGTCGCGCTGCTGGCGATGTACTTCGTCGGAGCCGAGCAGGGTGCGACGCACCTGATCTCCGGCGCCGGTGTGCACGAGTGGGTCCACGACGGACGCCACCTGCTCGGCTTCCCCTGCCACTGA
- a CDS encoding ArsR/SmtB family transcription factor, translating to MTRRTAQDRHSDSAPADDSWPPEGTALIDALVAIHHPTRRRLYEVLRAQGPCSVGRLVELTGLAPGSVSHHLKPLHRSGFVSLAPGLARDTRESWWQAHQRRLSWSSDDYDEGSAAHEIGRLAERTNYEHQERATRQWLRRRHDLPTPWSDSGFSSDAFVAATAEQVDDLQRRLDVTIREWSDACVADREEHPDLERHPVRVVARGFPSDPTWGES from the coding sequence ATGACCCGTCGTACCGCCCAGGACCGCCACTCCGACTCGGCACCCGCTGATGACAGCTGGCCACCGGAGGGCACTGCCCTGATCGACGCGCTCGTCGCCATTCATCACCCCACGCGTCGGCGCCTGTACGAGGTGCTACGAGCCCAGGGCCCGTGCAGTGTCGGTCGCCTCGTCGAGCTGACCGGTCTGGCGCCCGGCTCGGTGAGTCACCACCTGAAACCGTTGCACCGCAGCGGTTTCGTCTCTCTCGCGCCCGGCCTGGCGCGAGACACGAGGGAGTCGTGGTGGCAGGCGCACCAGCGCAGACTCTCGTGGAGCAGCGACGACTACGACGAGGGCTCGGCCGCACACGAGATCGGCCGGCTCGCCGAGCGCACCAACTACGAGCACCAGGAACGCGCGACGCGGCAGTGGTTGCGGCGGCGGCACGACCTGCCGACGCCGTGGAGCGACAGCGGCTTCTCCAGCGACGCCTTCGTGGCCGCGACCGCGGAGCAGGTCGATGACCTGCAGCGTCGCCTCGACGTGACGATCCGCGAGTGGAGCGACGCGTGCGTCGCGGATCGTGAGGAGCATCCCGATCTGGAGCGCCATCCGGTGCGTGTCGTGGCACGCGGCTTCCCGAGCGACCCGACCTGGGGCGAGTCGTGA
- a CDS encoding MFS transporter, whose protein sequence is MTTTVDDGPRLIGVRPPPVRRDPVVRVWLVGAAVSWFGDAVFAIALVWTAVHLVSPAAAGLVVAVEMVPQALLMLVGGVLADRVDTRRVLVIGHSARVAVLVAGSACWMLLGPTPGVLVGVALCFGAIAGLTLPATATLSRQLVPLDDIATVAGWSQVSGRLARLAGAPVGALVVVHGGMLAAMLLNAVSFAVISVLLLTVVRPRYALPRAPRERWRASLGEGVAYLRRTPTARSLVVGICALNIFIGPVLGLGVALRVSHAGWSAGWVGAAEVVFGVGAILGSIGGIRWQGTHLARRGFGALVVQGGAIAAVGAPSRPLFVVGALGIGVTAGLASVWISGAFQRTVATSYLGRVSSLNQLGDLALIPVTTPLLGALVTATSVAAAVGAFGVAMSVLCLWFATRPTIRALA, encoded by the coding sequence GTGACGACCACGGTCGACGACGGACCCCGGCTGATCGGCGTACGGCCACCGCCCGTGCGGCGCGACCCCGTCGTACGCGTGTGGCTGGTCGGTGCGGCGGTGTCGTGGTTCGGCGACGCCGTGTTCGCGATCGCGCTCGTCTGGACGGCTGTGCACCTGGTGTCGCCGGCGGCGGCCGGGCTCGTCGTCGCGGTCGAGATGGTGCCGCAGGCGCTGCTGATGCTGGTCGGGGGTGTCCTCGCCGACCGGGTCGACACCCGGCGGGTACTCGTCATCGGTCACAGCGCGCGCGTGGCCGTCCTCGTGGCCGGCTCGGCCTGCTGGATGCTCCTCGGCCCGACCCCGGGCGTGCTCGTGGGTGTGGCCCTGTGCTTCGGGGCGATCGCCGGGCTCACGCTGCCCGCCACCGCGACGCTCAGCCGCCAGCTGGTCCCTCTCGACGACATCGCCACGGTGGCCGGCTGGTCGCAGGTGAGCGGTCGGCTGGCGCGGCTCGCCGGGGCACCCGTCGGCGCTCTCGTCGTGGTGCACGGCGGCATGCTGGCCGCGATGCTGCTCAACGCCGTGTCGTTCGCCGTCATCTCGGTGCTGCTGCTGACCGTCGTGCGTCCCCGGTACGCCCTCCCGCGGGCTCCCCGCGAACGCTGGCGCGCCTCGCTCGGCGAAGGTGTCGCCTACCTGCGTCGTACGCCGACCGCGCGCTCGCTGGTCGTCGGCATCTGCGCGCTGAACATCTTCATCGGACCCGTCCTCGGCCTCGGCGTGGCGCTGCGGGTGAGTCACGCGGGCTGGTCCGCAGGATGGGTCGGAGCCGCGGAGGTCGTGTTCGGTGTCGGCGCGATCCTCGGCAGCATCGGCGGAATCCGTTGGCAGGGAACGCATCTCGCGCGCCGCGGGTTCGGGGCACTCGTCGTGCAGGGCGGGGCGATCGCAGCGGTCGGAGCGCCGTCGAGACCGCTGTTCGTCGTCGGGGCGCTCGGGATCGGGGTCACGGCCGGGCTCGCGTCGGTGTGGATCAGCGGTGCGTTCCAGCGCACCGTCGCGACGTCGTACCTCGGCCGCGTGTCGTCACTGAACCAGCTCGGCGACCTCGCGCTCATCCCCGTGACGACACCCCTGCTCGGTGCGCTGGTGACGGCCACCAGCGTGGCCGCCGCGGTCGGCGCGTTCGGGGTGGCCATGTCGGTGCTGTGCCTGTGGTTCGCGACTCGGCCCACGATCCGCGCGCTTGCCTGA
- a CDS encoding cobyric acid synthase, whose translation MPGSLLVAGTTSDAGKSVVTSGICRLLSRAGVKVAPFKAQNMSNNSMVTAAGAEIGRAQWIQSIAAGAEPEPAMNPVLLKPSSDRRSHVVVMGEPAGRLEAGEYAGGRAHLAEAAYAAYDDLRSRFDVVVCEGAGGVAEINLRAWDYVNLGLAQHDSMPTIVVADIDRGGVFAQLYGSLALLDAADQRLIAGFVINKFRGDVTLLSPGTTELERLTGRSVLGILPWQHGLWMDSEDAVAIDQRPTPRDAADALRVAVLAFPRISNFTDVDALSLEPDVDVRFVSRPEDVDAADLVILPGTRSTLGDLAWARDRGLDEAVRRFAASGRHVLGVCGGAQMLGSSIVDPVGVEGDSGVVADGLGLLDITTEFATDKALAVVEGRHDGHAVRGYVIHHGRIRRGDRSAPFLDGARSDNVHGTMWHGSLESDDFRRAVLADAARAAGRTTFAPDPSLSFEQARIDRLDVLADLIDEHIGLDPLMQLVEHGPPPGLPHIQAGVR comes from the coding sequence GTGCCTGGAAGCCTTCTCGTCGCTGGTACGACGTCCGACGCCGGCAAGTCGGTCGTCACCTCCGGCATCTGCCGGCTGCTGTCTCGCGCGGGCGTGAAGGTCGCACCGTTCAAGGCGCAGAACATGTCGAACAACTCGATGGTCACGGCCGCCGGCGCCGAGATCGGCCGAGCGCAGTGGATCCAGTCGATCGCTGCTGGCGCCGAGCCCGAGCCCGCGATGAACCCCGTACTCCTCAAGCCGAGCTCGGACCGGCGCTCGCACGTCGTGGTCATGGGCGAGCCGGCCGGACGTCTCGAAGCGGGTGAGTACGCCGGCGGCCGGGCTCACCTCGCCGAGGCCGCGTACGCGGCGTACGACGACCTGCGCTCGCGCTTCGACGTGGTCGTCTGCGAAGGAGCGGGTGGCGTCGCCGAGATCAACCTGCGTGCCTGGGACTACGTCAATCTCGGTCTCGCACAGCATGACTCGATGCCGACCATCGTCGTGGCCGACATCGACCGGGGCGGCGTCTTCGCACAGCTCTACGGCTCGCTCGCGCTGCTCGACGCCGCCGACCAACGGCTGATCGCCGGGTTCGTGATCAACAAGTTCCGCGGTGACGTCACGCTCCTGTCCCCCGGCACTACCGAGCTCGAAAGGCTCACGGGCAGAAGCGTTCTCGGCATCCTGCCCTGGCAGCACGGCCTGTGGATGGACTCCGAGGACGCCGTCGCGATCGACCAACGGCCCACGCCCCGCGACGCCGCCGATGCACTCCGGGTCGCGGTGCTGGCCTTCCCCCGCATCAGCAACTTCACCGACGTCGACGCTCTCTCGTTGGAGCCCGACGTCGACGTGCGCTTCGTGTCGCGGCCCGAGGACGTCGACGCCGCTGATCTGGTCATCCTGCCGGGCACCCGCTCGACGCTCGGTGACCTCGCCTGGGCGCGAGACCGTGGGCTCGACGAGGCCGTGCGCCGGTTCGCGGCCTCCGGGCGACACGTCCTGGGGGTCTGCGGCGGCGCTCAGATGCTCGGGTCCTCGATCGTGGATCCCGTTGGGGTCGAAGGAGACTCGGGCGTCGTCGCCGACGGACTCGGGCTCCTCGACATCACCACAGAGTTCGCGACCGACAAGGCGCTGGCCGTCGTCGAGGGTCGCCACGACGGGCATGCCGTGCGCGGCTACGTCATCCACCACGGGCGGATCCGTCGCGGCGACCGGTCCGCGCCGTTCCTCGACGGCGCCCGGTCCGACAACGTGCACGGCACCATGTGGCACGGCTCGCTCGAGAGCGACGACTTCCGTCGCGCTGTGCTCGCGGACGCTGCCCGGGCCGCAGGTCGCACCACGTTCGCCCCGGACCCGTCGCTGTCGTTCGAGCAGGCCCGCATCGACCGACTCGACGTGCTCGCCGACCTGATCGACGAGCACATCGGCCTCGACCCGTTGATGCAGCTGGTCGAGCACGGCCCGCCGCCGGGCCTCCCCCACATCCAGGCAGGTGTGCGATGA